A genomic stretch from Tachyglossus aculeatus isolate mTacAcu1 chromosome 19, mTacAcu1.pri, whole genome shotgun sequence includes:
- the LOC119940584 gene encoding heterogeneous nuclear ribonucleoprotein Q isoform X3 — translation MATEHVNGNGTEEPMDTSAAAHSEHFQTLLDAGLPQKVAEKLDEIYVAGLVAHSDLDERAIEALKEFNEEGALAVLQQFKDSDLSHVQNKSAFLCGVMKTYRQREKQGTKVADSSKGPDEAKIKALLERTGYTLDVTTGQRKYGGPPPDSVYSGQQPSVGTEIFVGKIPRDLFEDELVPLFEKAGSIWDLRLMMDPLTGLNRGYAFVTFCTKEAAQEAVKLYNNHEIRSGKHIGVCISVANNRLFVGSIPKSKTKEQIVEEFSKVTEGLTDVILYHQPDDKKKNRGFCFLEYEDHKTAAQARRRLMSGKVKVWGNVVTVEWADPIEDPDPEVMAKVKVLFVRNLANTVTEEILEKAFSQFGKLERVKKLKDYAFIHFDERDGAVKAMEEMNGKDLEGENIEIVFAKPPDQKRKERKAQRQAAKNQMYDDYYYYGPPHMPPPTRGRGRGGRGGYGYPPDYYGYEDYYDYYGYDYHNYRGGYEDPYYGYEDFQVGARGRGGRGARGAAPSRGRGAAPPRGRAGYSQRGGPGSARGVRGARGGAQQQRGRGQGKGVEAGPDLLQ, via the exons ATGGCTACTGAACATGTTAACGGGAACGGTACCGAAGAGCCCATGGACACTTCCGCAGCTGCCCATTCTGAACATTTCCAGACATTGCTCGATGCTGGTTTACCACAGAAAGTTGCCGAAAAACTAGACGAAATTTACGTTGCAG GGTTAGTCGCACACAGTGATCTAGATGAAAGAGCTATCGAAGCTTTAAAGGAATTTAATGAAGAAGGTGCATTGGCAGTGCTTCAGCAGTTTAAAGACAGTGATCTCTCACATGTTCAG aataaAAGTGCCTTTCTATGTGGAGTCATGAAGACATAtagacagagagaaaaacaggGGACCAAAGTGGCAGATTCTAGTAAAGGACcagatgaggcaaaaattaag GCTCTCTTGGAAAGAACGGGCTATACACTTGATGTGACCACTGGGCAGAGGAAATACGGCGGTCCCCCTCCAGATTCTGTTTATTCAGGACAGCAACCTTCTGTTGGcacagag atatttgtGGGAAAGATTCCACGGGATCTGTTTGAAGATGAACTTGTTCCATTATTTGAGAAAGCTGGATCTATTTGGGATCTGCGTTTAATGATGGATCCATTAACTGGTCTAAATAGAGGCTATGCTTTTGTTACTTTCTGTACTAAGGAGGCAGCTCAGGAGGCTGTTAAGCTg taTAATAATCATGAAATTCGTTCTGGAAAACACATTGGTGTCTGCATCTCTGTTGCCAATAATAGGCTTTTTGTTGGGTCTATTCCTAAGAGTAAAACTAAGGAGCAGATTGTTGAGGAGTTTAGCAAAGTAACAG AGGGACTTACAGATGTCATTTTGTATCATCAACCGGATGACAAAAAAAAGAACAGAGGCTTTTGCTTCCTTGAGTACGAAGATCACAAAACTGCTGCTCAGGCAAGGCGTAGGTTAATGAGTGGCAAAGTGAAAGTCTGGGGAAATGTTGTTACAGTTGAGTGGGCTGATCCTATAGAAGATCCAGATCCTGAAGTCATGGCAAAG GTGAAAGTGCTCTTTGTACGCAACCTTGCCAACACTGTAACAGAGGAGATTTTAGAAAAAGCTTTTAGTCAATTTGGGAAACTGGAACGAGTGAAGAAGTTAAAagattatgcattcattcattttgatgAACGGGATGGTGCTGTAAAG GCAATGGAAGAAATGAATGGCAAAGACTTAGAGGGAGAAAATATTGAAATTGTTTTTGCTAAGCCACCAGATCAAAAAAGGAAAGAACGTAAAGCTCAAAGGCAAGCAGCTAAAAATCAAAT GTacgatgattactattattatggtccaCCTCATATGCCCCCTCCGACAAGAGGTCGAGGCCGCGGAGGTAGAGGTGGTTATGGATATCCTCCAGATTATTATGGCTATgaagattattatgattattatggctaTGATTACCATAACTATCGTGGTGGCTATGAAGATCCTTACTATGGTTATGAAGATTTTCAAGTTGGAGCTAGAGGAAGGGGTGGTAGAGGAGCGAGGGGTGCCGCTCCTTCCAGAGGTCGCGGGGCCGCTCCTCCCCGCGGCAGAGCCGGTTACTCACAGAGAGGTGGTCCCGGATCAGCAAGAGGCGTTCGTGGTGCGAGAGGAGGCGCCCAGCAACAAAGAGGCCGCGGG
- the LOC119940584 gene encoding heterogeneous nuclear ribonucleoprotein Q isoform X2, giving the protein MATEHVNGNGTEEPMDTSAAAHSEHFQTLLDAGLPQKVAEKLDEIYVAGLVAHSDLDERAIEALKEFNEEGALAVLQQFKDSDLSHVQNKSAFLCGVMKTYRQREKQGTKVADSSKGPDEAKIKALLERTGYTLDVTTGQRKYGGPPPDSVYSGQQPSVGTEIFVGKIPRDLFEDELVPLFEKAGSIWDLRLMMDPLTGLNRGYAFVTFCTKEAAQEAVKLYNNHEIRSGKHIGVCISVANNRLFVGSIPKSKTKEQIVEEFSKVTEGLTDVILYHQPDDKKKNRGFCFLEYEDHKTAAQARRRLMSGKVKVWGNVVTVEWADPIEDPDPEVMAKVKVLFVRNLANTVTEEILEKAFSQFGKLERVKKLKDYAFIHFDERDGAVKAMEEMNGKDLEGENIEIVFAKPPDQKRKERKAQRQAAKNQMYDDYYYYGPPHMPPPTRGRGRGGRGGYGYPPDYYGYEDYYDYYGYDYHNYRGGYEDPYYGYEDFQVGARGRGGRGARGAAPSRGRGAAPPRGRAGYSQRGGPGSARGVRGARGGAQQQRGRGVRGARGGRGGNVGGKRKADGYNQPDSKRRQTNNQNWGSQPIAQQPLQGGDHSGNYGYKSENQEFYQDSFGQQWK; this is encoded by the exons ATGGCTACTGAACATGTTAACGGGAACGGTACCGAAGAGCCCATGGACACTTCCGCAGCTGCCCATTCTGAACATTTCCAGACATTGCTCGATGCTGGTTTACCACAGAAAGTTGCCGAAAAACTAGACGAAATTTACGTTGCAG GGTTAGTCGCACACAGTGATCTAGATGAAAGAGCTATCGAAGCTTTAAAGGAATTTAATGAAGAAGGTGCATTGGCAGTGCTTCAGCAGTTTAAAGACAGTGATCTCTCACATGTTCAG aataaAAGTGCCTTTCTATGTGGAGTCATGAAGACATAtagacagagagaaaaacaggGGACCAAAGTGGCAGATTCTAGTAAAGGACcagatgaggcaaaaattaag GCTCTCTTGGAAAGAACGGGCTATACACTTGATGTGACCACTGGGCAGAGGAAATACGGCGGTCCCCCTCCAGATTCTGTTTATTCAGGACAGCAACCTTCTGTTGGcacagag atatttgtGGGAAAGATTCCACGGGATCTGTTTGAAGATGAACTTGTTCCATTATTTGAGAAAGCTGGATCTATTTGGGATCTGCGTTTAATGATGGATCCATTAACTGGTCTAAATAGAGGCTATGCTTTTGTTACTTTCTGTACTAAGGAGGCAGCTCAGGAGGCTGTTAAGCTg taTAATAATCATGAAATTCGTTCTGGAAAACACATTGGTGTCTGCATCTCTGTTGCCAATAATAGGCTTTTTGTTGGGTCTATTCCTAAGAGTAAAACTAAGGAGCAGATTGTTGAGGAGTTTAGCAAAGTAACAG AGGGACTTACAGATGTCATTTTGTATCATCAACCGGATGACAAAAAAAAGAACAGAGGCTTTTGCTTCCTTGAGTACGAAGATCACAAAACTGCTGCTCAGGCAAGGCGTAGGTTAATGAGTGGCAAAGTGAAAGTCTGGGGAAATGTTGTTACAGTTGAGTGGGCTGATCCTATAGAAGATCCAGATCCTGAAGTCATGGCAAAG GTGAAAGTGCTCTTTGTACGCAACCTTGCCAACACTGTAACAGAGGAGATTTTAGAAAAAGCTTTTAGTCAATTTGGGAAACTGGAACGAGTGAAGAAGTTAAAagattatgcattcattcattttgatgAACGGGATGGTGCTGTAAAG GCAATGGAAGAAATGAATGGCAAAGACTTAGAGGGAGAAAATATTGAAATTGTTTTTGCTAAGCCACCAGATCAAAAAAGGAAAGAACGTAAAGCTCAAAGGCAAGCAGCTAAAAATCAAAT GTacgatgattactattattatggtccaCCTCATATGCCCCCTCCGACAAGAGGTCGAGGCCGCGGAGGTAGAGGTGGTTATGGATATCCTCCAGATTATTATGGCTATgaagattattatgattattatggctaTGATTACCATAACTATCGTGGTGGCTATGAAGATCCTTACTATGGTTATGAAGATTTTCAAGTTGGAGCTAGAGGAAGGGGTGGTAGAGGAGCGAGGGGTGCCGCTCCTTCCAGAGGTCGCGGGGCCGCTCCTCCCCGCGGCAGAGCCGGTTACTCACAGAGAGGTGGTCCCGGATCAGCAAGAGGCGTTCGTGGTGCGAGAGGAGGCGCCCAGCAACAAAGAGGCCGCGGGGTACGTGGTGCGAGGGGTGGCCGCGGTGGAAATGTAGGAGGAAAGCGCAAAGCTGATGGGTACAACCAGCCAGATTCCAAGCGGCGCCAGACCAATAATCAGAACTGGGGCTCCCAACCCATTGCTCAGCAACCGCTCCAAGGTGGTGATCATTCTGGTAACTATGGTTACAAATCCGAAAACCAGGAGTTTTATCAGGATTCCTTTGGGCAGCAGTGGAAGTAG
- the LOC119940584 gene encoding heterogeneous nuclear ribonucleoprotein Q isoform X1 produces the protein MATEHVNGNGTEEPMDTSAAAHSEHFQTLLDAGLPQKVAEKLDEIYVAGLVAHSDLDERAIEALKEFNEEGALAVLQQFKDSDLSHVQNKSAFLCGVMKTYRQREKQGTKVADSSKGPDEAKIKALLERTGYTLDVTTGQRKYGGPPPDSVYSGQQPSVGTEIFVGKIPRDLFEDELVPLFEKAGSIWDLRLMMDPLTGLNRGYAFVTFCTKEAAQEAVKLYNNHEIRSGKHIGVCISVANNRLFVGSIPKSKTKEQIVEEFSKVTEGLTDVILYHQPDDKKKNRGFCFLEYEDHKTAAQARRRLMSGKVKVWGNVVTVEWADPIEDPDPEVMAKVKVLFVRNLANTVTEEILEKAFSQFGKLERVKKLKDYAFIHFDERDGAVKAMEEMNGKDLEGENIEIVFAKPPDQKRKERKAQRQAAKNQMYDDYYYYGPPHMPPPTRGRGRGGRGGYGYPPDYYGYEDYYDYYGYDYHNYRGGYEDPYYGYEDFQVGARGRGGRGARGAAPSRGRGAAPPRGRAGYSQRGGPGSARGVRGARGGAQQQRGRGGKGVEAGPDLLQ, from the exons ATGGCTACTGAACATGTTAACGGGAACGGTACCGAAGAGCCCATGGACACTTCCGCAGCTGCCCATTCTGAACATTTCCAGACATTGCTCGATGCTGGTTTACCACAGAAAGTTGCCGAAAAACTAGACGAAATTTACGTTGCAG GGTTAGTCGCACACAGTGATCTAGATGAAAGAGCTATCGAAGCTTTAAAGGAATTTAATGAAGAAGGTGCATTGGCAGTGCTTCAGCAGTTTAAAGACAGTGATCTCTCACATGTTCAG aataaAAGTGCCTTTCTATGTGGAGTCATGAAGACATAtagacagagagaaaaacaggGGACCAAAGTGGCAGATTCTAGTAAAGGACcagatgaggcaaaaattaag GCTCTCTTGGAAAGAACGGGCTATACACTTGATGTGACCACTGGGCAGAGGAAATACGGCGGTCCCCCTCCAGATTCTGTTTATTCAGGACAGCAACCTTCTGTTGGcacagag atatttgtGGGAAAGATTCCACGGGATCTGTTTGAAGATGAACTTGTTCCATTATTTGAGAAAGCTGGATCTATTTGGGATCTGCGTTTAATGATGGATCCATTAACTGGTCTAAATAGAGGCTATGCTTTTGTTACTTTCTGTACTAAGGAGGCAGCTCAGGAGGCTGTTAAGCTg taTAATAATCATGAAATTCGTTCTGGAAAACACATTGGTGTCTGCATCTCTGTTGCCAATAATAGGCTTTTTGTTGGGTCTATTCCTAAGAGTAAAACTAAGGAGCAGATTGTTGAGGAGTTTAGCAAAGTAACAG AGGGACTTACAGATGTCATTTTGTATCATCAACCGGATGACAAAAAAAAGAACAGAGGCTTTTGCTTCCTTGAGTACGAAGATCACAAAACTGCTGCTCAGGCAAGGCGTAGGTTAATGAGTGGCAAAGTGAAAGTCTGGGGAAATGTTGTTACAGTTGAGTGGGCTGATCCTATAGAAGATCCAGATCCTGAAGTCATGGCAAAG GTGAAAGTGCTCTTTGTACGCAACCTTGCCAACACTGTAACAGAGGAGATTTTAGAAAAAGCTTTTAGTCAATTTGGGAAACTGGAACGAGTGAAGAAGTTAAAagattatgcattcattcattttgatgAACGGGATGGTGCTGTAAAG GCAATGGAAGAAATGAATGGCAAAGACTTAGAGGGAGAAAATATTGAAATTGTTTTTGCTAAGCCACCAGATCAAAAAAGGAAAGAACGTAAAGCTCAAAGGCAAGCAGCTAAAAATCAAAT GTacgatgattactattattatggtccaCCTCATATGCCCCCTCCGACAAGAGGTCGAGGCCGCGGAGGTAGAGGTGGTTATGGATATCCTCCAGATTATTATGGCTATgaagattattatgattattatggctaTGATTACCATAACTATCGTGGTGGCTATGAAGATCCTTACTATGGTTATGAAGATTTTCAAGTTGGAGCTAGAGGAAGGGGTGGTAGAGGAGCGAGGGGTGCCGCTCCTTCCAGAGGTCGCGGGGCCGCTCCTCCCCGCGGCAGAGCCGGTTACTCACAGAGAGGTGGTCCCGGATCAGCAAGAGGCGTTCGTGGTGCGAGAGGAGGCGCCCAGCAACAAAGAGGCCGCGGG